A genomic window from Gemmatimonadaceae bacterium includes:
- a CDS encoding efflux RND transporter permease subunit → MSNQKRRGISSWAISRPVGTLMLTSTLLVLGVVYIGRLPVDLLPRIIYPQVRVNVSNPGVEPVVLEETVAKPLETALATVEGLQRLQTNVNEGSVSVELNFAYGTNVDIALQNAATAVERVRSRLPIEASAPTVSKSDPSQMQIFQVAFSSSERDLVSLRQWIDQRLRPQLLAVEGVASVDLSGGLVREIQVEINPERLRGFGLSVSDVLGSLSGENQNIAGGRVIAPDREIVSRTTGRFTSTEEIKGVLLTGAGGTRVPLSEIATVRDTSADQRFWARLNGTPAVRIGIQKQPESNTVEVVDQVRAQIARLESSQFIPRDIRYQVTFDQSGFIRDALSSVRNSALIGAFLAAIVVLVFLRSIRKTFIIAVSIPLAIMATFVMMGAGGLTLNIMSLGGLAMGTGLLLDNAIVMLENIYRRRELEGLDPEEGAHVGSAEVTSAVVASTTTNLASVAPFLLIVGLAALIFRELILTISFAILASLPLALTLVPMLAAQLGKVKFKSGLENNRFLLAFDRWFSRMGGRYERAAEWTVRHKFIVLGTVVLVAGALFARARSIPSEFLPQVDDGSVGAFVRLAPGSTPQQTDRITREVEGIVAKMPHVEAVFATAGGFLFGGSSSANAGRGSLDILLVPVSQRNMSADQWVRALQDSVNARGFAGARVGVRPPRIRGLRTSSSGEAVSVAVLGDDILTLNEIALAVARRVQGIPGLENFQNPQDEGSPLLSIELDRERARARGLNVQQVGAAVRTALDGTVATRYAEGNFEYDVRVFFPRGRFQSTTDLLDIPLVATRGAPAIRLGDVADVKTVLGPNGITRVNQSRQVQINGDVITEIATVGAVSDSIRARLAELELPDGYGLIIGGEQEAIDESNRQLALVIALAIFLVFVVLAVQYESFINPFVILASVPLAMMGVFAILLITGTPFSAPVTLGMIMLAGIVVNNSILLVEFAENFVAEQHSRLEAIVKAGGARLRPIMMTTFTSLVGTLPLALGLGEGGELMRPLAIAVVGGLSVSTFLTLFVVPCTYLIAHAIGDRVKGLLYGGAAATPSGRVAEQRG, encoded by the coding sequence GTGAGCAACCAGAAGCGACGCGGGATCTCCAGCTGGGCCATCTCGCGCCCAGTCGGCACCTTGATGCTCACCAGCACGTTGCTGGTGCTGGGCGTGGTGTACATCGGCCGGCTGCCGGTGGACCTCCTCCCGCGCATCATCTACCCGCAGGTGCGCGTGAACGTCAGCAACCCGGGCGTGGAGCCCGTGGTGCTCGAGGAGACGGTTGCCAAGCCGCTCGAGACCGCCCTCGCGACGGTCGAAGGCCTGCAGCGCCTGCAGACCAACGTCAACGAAGGCAGCGTCTCGGTTGAGCTGAACTTCGCCTACGGCACCAACGTCGACATCGCGCTGCAAAACGCCGCCACCGCCGTCGAACGCGTGCGCTCGCGGCTGCCGATCGAGGCCTCCGCGCCGACGGTCAGCAAGTCCGACCCGTCGCAGATGCAGATCTTCCAAGTCGCGTTCTCCTCGTCCGAGCGCGACCTGGTCTCGCTGCGCCAGTGGATTGACCAGCGCCTGCGGCCGCAACTGCTCGCCGTCGAAGGCGTCGCCTCGGTGGATCTCTCGGGCGGCCTCGTCCGCGAGATCCAGGTCGAGATCAACCCGGAACGCCTGCGCGGCTTCGGGCTCTCGGTCTCCGACGTCCTCGGCTCGCTCTCCGGCGAGAACCAGAACATCGCCGGCGGACGCGTCATCGCGCCCGACCGCGAGATCGTCTCGCGCACCACCGGCCGCTTCACGTCCACCGAGGAGATCAAGGGCGTCCTCCTCACCGGCGCCGGCGGCACGCGCGTGCCCCTGAGCGAGATCGCCACCGTAAGAGACACCTCGGCCGACCAGCGCTTCTGGGCCCGCCTCAACGGCACGCCGGCGGTGCGCATCGGCATCCAGAAGCAGCCCGAGTCCAACACCGTCGAGGTCGTGGACCAGGTACGGGCGCAAATCGCGCGTCTGGAATCCTCGCAGTTCATCCCGCGCGACATCCGCTATCAGGTCACCTTCGACCAGTCCGGCTTCATCCGCGACGCACTGAGCTCGGTGCGGAACTCGGCGCTCATCGGCGCCTTCCTGGCCGCCATCGTCGTGCTGGTGTTCCTGCGCTCGATCCGCAAGACGTTCATCATCGCGGTGTCGATCCCGCTGGCCATTATGGCGACCTTCGTGATGATGGGCGCCGGCGGGCTGACGCTCAACATTATGTCGCTCGGCGGCCTCGCGATGGGCACGGGCCTGTTGCTCGACAACGCCATCGTGATGCTGGAGAACATCTACCGGCGCCGCGAACTCGAGGGGCTCGACCCGGAAGAAGGCGCGCACGTCGGCTCGGCCGAGGTCACCAGCGCCGTCGTCGCCTCCACGACCACGAACCTCGCCTCGGTGGCGCCGTTCCTGCTCATCGTGGGCCTCGCCGCGCTCATCTTCCGCGAACTGATCCTCACGATTTCGTTCGCCATCCTCGCCTCGTTGCCGCTGGCCTTGACGCTGGTGCCGATGCTGGCCGCCCAGTTGGGCAAAGTGAAGTTCAAGAGCGGGCTCGAGAACAACCGCTTCCTGCTCGCCTTCGACCGCTGGTTCAGCCGGATGGGCGGGCGCTACGAGCGCGCGGCCGAGTGGACGGTGCGGCACAAGTTCATCGTGCTGGGCACCGTGGTGCTGGTCGCCGGTGCCCTGTTCGCGCGGGCGCGCTCGATCCCTTCGGAGTTCCTGCCGCAGGTGGACGACGGCTCGGTCGGCGCCTTCGTGCGCCTCGCCCCGGGCTCCACGCCGCAGCAGACGGACCGCATCACCCGCGAAGTCGAAGGCATCGTCGCCAAGATGCCGCACGTGGAGGCGGTGTTCGCCACGGCCGGCGGCTTCCTCTTCGGAGGCTCGTCGTCAGCCAACGCCGGTCGCGGCTCGCTCGACATCCTGCTGGTCCCGGTATCGCAGCGGAATATGTCGGCCGACCAGTGGGTGCGCGCGTTGCAGGACTCGGTCAACGCACGCGGCTTCGCGGGTGCCCGCGTGGGCGTCCGTCCGCCGCGCATTCGCGGCCTGCGCACCTCCTCCAGCGGCGAGGCCGTCTCGGTCGCCGTGCTCGGAGACGACATCCTCACGCTCAACGAGATCGCCCTCGCGGTCGCCCGGCGGGTGCAGGGCATCCCGGGCCTCGAGAACTTCCAGAACCCGCAGGACGAAGGGTCTCCCCTGCTCTCGATCGAGTTGGACCGTGAACGCGCCCGCGCCCGCGGCCTGAACGTGCAGCAGGTGGGCGCCGCCGTGCGCACCGCGCTCGACGGCACCGTCGCCACGCGCTACGCCGAAGGAAACTTCGAGTACGACGTGCGCGTGTTCTTCCCCCGCGGACGCTTCCAAAGCACCACCGACCTGCTCGACATCCCGCTCGTCGCCACGCGCGGCGCGCCGGCCATCCGCCTCGGCGACGTGGCCGATGTGAAGACCGTGCTGGGCCCCAATGGCATCACCCGCGTGAACCAGAGCCGTCAGGTGCAGATCAACGGCGATGTCATCACCGAGATCGCCACCGTCGGTGCCGTCAGCGACTCCATCCGCGCCCGGCTGGCCGAGCTCGAGCTGCCGGACGGCTACGGCCTCATCATCGGCGGCGAGCAGGAGGCCATCGACGAGAGCAACCGCCAGCTAGCCCTCGTCATCGCGCTCGCCATCTTCCTGGTCTTCGTCGTACTGGCGGTGCAGTACGAGAGCTTCATCAATCCCTTCGTCATCCTGGCGTCGGTCCCGCTCGCGATGATGGGCGTGTTCGCCATCCTGCTCATCACCGGGACGCCGTTCAGCGCGCCCGTGACGCTCGGGATGATTATGCTCGCCGGCATCGTGGTGAATAACTCCATCCTCTTGGTGGAGTTCGCCGAGAACTTCGTCGCGGAGCAGCACTCGCGGCTCGAGGCCATCGTCAAGGCCGGTGGGGCGCGCCTGCGCCCTATTATGATGACGACGTTCACGTCGCTGGTCGGCACGCTGCCGCTGGCGCTGGGCCTCGGCGAAGGCGGCGAGCTGATGCGCCCGCTGGCCATCGCGGTGGTGGGCGGCCTGTCGGTATCGACCTTCCTCACGCTGTTCGTGGTGCCCTGCACCTACCTGATCGCGCACGCCATCGGCGACCGCGTGAAGGGGTTGCTCTATGGTGGAGCCGCCGCGACGCCGAGCGGCAGGGTAGCCGAGCAGCGCGGCTAA
- a CDS encoding adenine phosphoribosyltransferase translates to MSDLSSRLKSAIRDVPDFPKPGIVFKDITPVLHDAVLFADVTAALAAPWRGKGITHVLAVESRGFLFGAPVAQHLGAALVPVRKPGKLPHAHVTEHYALEYGEDAVEVHTDAIDADSLVLIIDDVLATGGTAAATRRLAHRLGAGVAGIGVVIDLAFLPWRKALAGVHVETLVSFS, encoded by the coding sequence ATGTCCGACCTGTCCAGCCGACTCAAGTCCGCTATCCGTGACGTCCCGGATTTCCCGAAGCCGGGCATCGTCTTCAAGGACATCACGCCGGTGTTGCACGACGCCGTGCTGTTCGCCGATGTGACGGCGGCCCTGGCGGCCCCGTGGCGAGGAAAGGGCATCACGCACGTGCTGGCGGTTGAATCGCGCGGGTTCCTGTTCGGCGCGCCGGTGGCGCAACACCTCGGGGCGGCGCTGGTGCCGGTGCGCAAGCCCGGCAAGCTGCCGCACGCGCACGTCACCGAGCACTATGCGCTCGAGTACGGCGAGGACGCGGTGGAGGTGCACACGGACGCCATCGATGCCGACTCGCTCGTGCTGATCATCGACGATGTGCTCGCGACCGGTGGCACGGCCGCGGCCACGCGGCGACTGGCGCATCGGCTCGGTGCAGGCGTGGCGGGCATCGGCGTGGTGATCGACCTCGCCTTTCTGCCGTGGCGCAAGGCGCTGGCGGGGGTGCACGTGGAGACGCTGGTCAGCTTCTCCTGA
- a CDS encoding protein-L-isoaspartate(D-aspartate) O-methyltransferase, whose product MVAAALTPQFGGARRRLIEELQRKGIRSLSVLKAFDDVPRHEFVPSGLRHRAYEDAPLPIGHGQTISQPWVHAKYLELLELTGDERVLEIGTGSGFQTALLTRLARHVFTVERLAPLAEAAREALRRCGIDHVIQRVGDGTLGWPEYGPYDAILVGAASPDVPEPLLEQLAPGGQLLIPVGDRDTQQLLRIRRTPEGFVTHRLDAMRFVPLIGEHGFAT is encoded by the coding sequence GTGGTGGCGGCCGCTCTGACGCCGCAGTTCGGCGGAGCGCGGCGGCGTCTCATCGAAGAGCTGCAGCGCAAGGGCATCCGCAGCCTCAGCGTCCTCAAGGCTTTCGACGACGTGCCGCGGCACGAGTTCGTGCCCTCCGGGCTGCGACACCGCGCGTACGAGGATGCGCCGCTGCCCATCGGGCACGGGCAGACCATCTCGCAGCCTTGGGTGCACGCCAAGTACCTCGAGTTGCTGGAGCTCACGGGCGACGAGCGCGTGCTCGAGATCGGCACCGGTTCCGGCTTCCAGACGGCCCTGCTGACCAGGCTTGCCCGTCACGTGTTCACCGTCGAGCGCCTCGCGCCGCTCGCCGAGGCCGCGCGCGAGGCGTTGCGCCGCTGTGGGATCGACCACGTGATCCAGCGCGTCGGCGACGGCACGCTGGGCTGGCCGGAGTACGGACCCTACGACGCGATTCTCGTGGGTGCCGCCTCGCCAGACGTGCCGGAGCCGTTGCTCGAGCAACTGGCACCGGGCGGCCAACTGCTGATTCCCGTCGGCGACCGCGACACGCAGCAGCTCCTGCGCATCCGGCGCACCCCCGAGGGATTCGTGACCCACCGGCTCGACGCGATGCGATTCGTGCCCTTGATCGGTGAGCACGGTTTCGCGACCTGA
- the surE gene encoding 5'/3'-nucleotidase SurE, whose product MRLLISNDDGILARGLECLERAARPLGDVWVVAPDREQSATSHSLTLHHPLRPVQLGAQRWQVDGTPTDCVMLAIEALLPARPDFVLSGINHGPNMGEDVLYSGTVAAAMEGLALGVPSIAVSFGGRVLRADDSLLSDHVKTLTTLLRHLTSLPAFPADTLLNVNLPAIPAKDVKGVKLTRLGRRVFSDSLTPMKDPWGREIFWIGGGSVEWSGSDDSDFQALRDGYVSVTPLHLDLTARDRLEDAERWWRPL is encoded by the coding sequence ATGCGGCTGTTGATCAGCAACGACGACGGAATCCTGGCGCGAGGCCTCGAGTGCCTCGAGCGCGCGGCGCGTCCCCTTGGTGACGTGTGGGTGGTGGCGCCGGACCGCGAGCAGAGCGCGACCAGCCACTCGCTGACCCTGCATCATCCGCTGCGGCCGGTGCAACTGGGCGCCCAGCGGTGGCAGGTGGACGGCACGCCCACCGACTGCGTGATGCTGGCGATCGAGGCGCTGCTGCCGGCGCGGCCCGACTTCGTGCTCAGCGGCATCAACCACGGCCCGAATATGGGCGAGGACGTGCTGTACTCGGGGACCGTCGCCGCGGCGATGGAAGGGCTCGCCCTGGGCGTCCCGAGCATCGCGGTGTCCTTCGGCGGGCGCGTGCTGCGCGCAGACGACTCGCTGCTCAGTGACCACGTGAAGACGCTCACGACGCTGCTGCGGCACCTGACGTCGCTGCCGGCGTTCCCGGCCGACACCTTGCTCAACGTGAACCTGCCGGCGATTCCCGCCAAGGACGTGAAGGGCGTCAAGCTCACGCGGCTCGGGCGTCGCGTGTTCAGCGACTCGCTCACGCCGATGAAGGACCCCTGGGGGCGCGAGATCTTCTGGATCGGCGGCGGGTCGGTGGAGTGGAGTGGCTCGGACGACTCGGACTTCCAGGCGCTGCGGGACGGCTACGTCTCGGTCACGCCGCTGCACCTGGACCTCACGGCGCGCGATCGGTTGGAGGACGCGGAGCGGTGGTGGCGGCCGCTCTGA
- a CDS encoding MerR family transcriptional regulator, with product MASGSEPIREFFSIGDVCELTELKPHVLRYWESQFKFLSPAKNRSGNRVYTRREVELVMLVKHLLYTEKYTIEGAKQKVDEHRKSGGVKPAARQGLDAETVQLLEKDLQAILDILERKD from the coding sequence ATGGCCTCGGGATCGGAGCCGATCCGGGAGTTCTTCTCCATCGGGGACGTCTGCGAGCTCACGGAACTCAAGCCGCACGTCCTGCGCTACTGGGAGAGCCAGTTCAAGTTCCTCTCGCCGGCCAAGAACCGCTCGGGCAATCGCGTGTACACGCGGCGCGAGGTGGAACTGGTGATGCTGGTGAAGCACCTGCTGTACACGGAGAAGTACACCATCGAGGGCGCCAAGCAGAAGGTGGACGAGCACCGCAAGAGCGGCGGCGTGAAGCCGGCGGCGCGGCAGGGGCTCGACGCCGAGACGGTGCAGCTTCTCGAGAAGGACCTGCAGGCCATCCTCGACATCCTGGAGCGGAAGGACTGA
- a CDS encoding NAD(P)-dependent glycerol-3-phosphate dehydrogenase, producing MVAPRQHRAVARRDRAEDLRQATGGQVRVAVIGAGAWGTALASLLSENEHDVMLWAYEPDVVETINTAAENRRFLAGVPLHPNLRASSLEEQVLEGAELALFVAPSHVLRQVAAGCTRHTPTGIPLVVATKGIDRERLSLMTDVVDEEIGGHPIVALSGPSFAMEVAQHLPTAIVAASANLEAALLTQRALSTSAFRVYTQSDVIGVELGGALKNVMAVATGIADGLQLGYNARAALITRGLAEMTRLGVKLGADPQTFAGLAGIGDLVLTCTGSLSRNRSVGLEIGRGATLNEVLQGRETVAEGVTTTETAKRLAERHDVEMPIVNAVHKVLFERQPARWALVELMTRDLKGERD from the coding sequence GTGGTCGCACCGCGCCAACATCGCGCGGTTGCGCGCCGGGACCGAGCCGAAGACCTTCGGCAAGCCACGGGAGGCCAAGTGAGAGTCGCCGTGATCGGCGCGGGGGCCTGGGGCACCGCGCTCGCCAGCCTGCTGTCCGAGAACGAGCACGACGTGATGCTCTGGGCCTACGAGCCCGACGTCGTCGAAACCATCAACACGGCGGCGGAGAACCGTCGCTTCCTCGCCGGTGTGCCGCTGCATCCCAACCTCCGCGCCTCGAGCCTCGAGGAGCAGGTGTTGGAGGGCGCTGAGCTGGCGCTGTTCGTCGCGCCCTCGCACGTGCTGCGGCAGGTGGCGGCGGGCTGCACGCGGCATACCCCGACGGGGATTCCGCTGGTCGTGGCCACGAAGGGCATCGATCGCGAGCGTCTCTCGCTGATGACGGACGTCGTCGACGAGGAGATCGGCGGGCATCCGATCGTCGCCCTCAGCGGCCCGAGCTTCGCGATGGAAGTGGCGCAGCACCTCCCGACGGCCATCGTCGCGGCGTCGGCGAACCTTGAGGCGGCGCTGCTGACGCAGCGCGCGCTCAGCACCTCGGCCTTCCGCGTGTACACGCAGTCGGACGTGATCGGCGTGGAGCTGGGCGGGGCGCTCAAGAACGTGATGGCGGTGGCGACCGGCATCGCGGACGGGCTGCAGCTCGGCTACAACGCCCGCGCGGCGCTGATCACGCGCGGTCTCGCCGAGATGACGCGGCTCGGCGTGAAGCTCGGGGCCGACCCGCAGACCTTCGCCGGCCTGGCCGGCATCGGCGACCTGGTGCTCACCTGCACGGGATCGCTCTCGCGCAATCGCTCGGTGGGCCTCGAGATCGGTCGCGGCGCGACGCTCAACGAGGTGTTGCAGGGCCGCGAGACCGTGGCCGAGGGCGTCACGACGACGGAGACCGCCAAGCGGCTGGCCGAGCGACACGACGTGGAGATGCCGATCGTGAACGCCGTGCACAAGGTGTTGTTCGAGCGCCAGCCCGCGCGCTGGGCCCTGGTGGAACTGATGACCCGCGACCTGAAGGGAGAGCGAGACTGA
- the plsY gene encoding glycerol-3-phosphate 1-O-acyltransferase PlsY — MSEYFGGGMHWSLALALAYLSGSLPSAYLAGRLLKGVDLRTVGSGNLGATNVYRNLGAVPAIGVLLLDALKGALPVLYLPVRIAGVFGFQTNDLLWWGLACGVAAIFGHAKPIFLLWKGGGKGVATAAGVFAALAPQALGVTLILFVAVVAGSGFVSLASIAAAVVLPIAVAVTMGVKSPVFLVAVMVAAFVVWSHRANIARLRAGTEPKTFGKPREAK; from the coding sequence ATGAGTGAGTACTTCGGCGGCGGGATGCACTGGTCGCTGGCGCTGGCGCTCGCGTACCTGAGCGGCTCGCTGCCGAGCGCGTACCTCGCCGGGCGCCTGCTCAAGGGCGTGGACCTGCGCACCGTCGGCTCGGGCAACCTCGGCGCGACCAATGTCTATCGGAATCTCGGGGCGGTACCGGCGATCGGCGTGTTGCTGCTGGACGCGCTGAAGGGCGCGTTGCCGGTACTCTACCTGCCGGTGCGCATCGCGGGCGTGTTTGGATTTCAGACGAACGACCTTCTGTGGTGGGGCCTCGCCTGCGGAGTGGCTGCGATCTTCGGCCACGCGAAGCCGATCTTCCTCCTGTGGAAGGGGGGAGGGAAGGGTGTGGCGACCGCGGCGGGCGTGTTTGCCGCGCTCGCGCCTCAGGCGCTCGGCGTGACATTGATCCTGTTTGTCGCCGTCGTGGCGGGCAGCGGCTTCGTCTCGCTGGCCAGCATCGCCGCTGCCGTCGTCCTGCCGATCGCCGTCGCCGTGACGATGGGCGTGAAGTCGCCGGTGTTCTTGGTGGCGGTGATGGTGGCCGCCTTCGTCGTGTGGTCGCACCGCGCCAACATCGCGCGGTTGCGCGCCGGGACCGAGCCGAAGACCTTCGGCAAGCCACGGGAGGCCAAGTGA
- the der gene encoding ribosome biogenesis GTPase Der — MSNIPVVALVGRPNVGKSALFNRLIGDDTAIVSEEAGTTRDRHFARCEWQGRSFWLVDTGGLVEDSDLPMDVAIKRQVREAIAEADLMLFTVDAKAGLHPSDARILDMLRSSRKPWLLVANKVDDPKSTDFFEFFNLGAGDVIPVSAANGKNSGDLLDSVVERLPDYEAEPGPEVLRVAVIGRPNVGKSSFINRLLGEERLVVSEVAGTTRDSIDTPFTYHQRPFIFVDTAGLRRQSRIDDGVEFYSSLRTRRAIERADICILMIDAVEGLHNQDLKIATLAWESGRGMIIVVNKWDLKEKDDKTAAKFEKECVEKAPYLKWVPFLFTSAVTGQRVTKVLDLLLEVEAERGKRISTSEVNDALQELLARRQPPQAAGHEVKLNFATQVETSPPAIVVMGNHPDLVQEHYVRYLHNGFREKWGFLGNPLRVLMRRKGGRNE; from the coding sequence ATGAGCAACATCCCCGTGGTGGCCCTGGTCGGCCGCCCCAACGTGGGCAAGTCCGCCCTGTTCAACCGGCTGATCGGCGACGATACGGCCATCGTGAGCGAGGAGGCCGGCACGACGCGCGACCGGCACTTCGCGCGCTGCGAGTGGCAGGGTCGCAGCTTCTGGCTTGTGGATACCGGCGGCCTCGTCGAGGACTCCGACCTGCCGATGGACGTGGCGATCAAGCGCCAGGTGCGCGAGGCCATCGCCGAGGCGGACCTGATGCTGTTCACGGTCGATGCCAAGGCGGGTCTGCATCCCAGCGACGCTCGCATCCTCGATATGCTGCGCAGCTCCCGCAAGCCGTGGCTGCTGGTGGCCAACAAGGTGGACGACCCGAAGAGCACGGACTTCTTCGAGTTCTTTAACCTCGGGGCGGGAGACGTGATCCCCGTGTCCGCGGCCAACGGCAAGAACTCCGGTGACCTGCTCGACAGCGTCGTCGAGCGCCTGCCGGACTACGAGGCGGAGCCCGGCCCGGAGGTCCTGCGCGTGGCCGTGATCGGCCGCCCGAACGTGGGCAAGAGCTCGTTCATCAATCGCCTGCTGGGCGAGGAACGGCTGGTCGTCAGCGAAGTGGCCGGGACGACCCGCGACTCGATCGACACGCCGTTCACGTACCACCAACGGCCGTTCATCTTCGTGGACACGGCGGGCCTCAGGCGGCAGAGCCGGATCGACGACGGCGTGGAGTTCTACTCCTCGCTGCGCACGCGCCGCGCCATCGAGCGCGCCGACATCTGCATCCTGATGATCGACGCGGTCGAGGGCCTGCACAACCAAGACCTCAAGATCGCCACGCTGGCCTGGGAGTCGGGTCGCGGAATGATCATCGTCGTCAACAAGTGGGACCTGAAAGAGAAGGACGACAAGACGGCCGCGAAGTTCGAGAAGGAGTGCGTGGAGAAGGCGCCCTACCTGAAGTGGGTACCGTTCCTGTTCACCAGCGCGGTCACGGGCCAGCGGGTGACGAAGGTGCTGGACCTGCTGTTGGAAGTCGAGGCAGAGCGTGGCAAACGCATCTCGACGTCCGAGGTGAACGATGCCCTGCAGGAACTGCTGGCACGCCGTCAGCCGCCGCAGGCCGCCGGGCACGAGGTCAAGCTCAACTTCGCTACGCAGGTGGAAACGTCGCCGCCGGCCATCGTCGTGATGGGCAATCATCCGGATCTCGTCCAGGAGCACTACGTGCGCTATCTCCACAACGGCTTCCGCGAGAAGTGGGGATTCCTCGGCAATCCGCTGCGGGTGCTGATGCGCCGGAAGGGCGGTCGCAATGAGTGA
- a CDS encoding DUF512 domain-containing protein, producing MVRVSRVQPESIAAELGITPGTELLSVDGRALDDFLDWEFLTADDAFELEAKLPDGEHVVFEIEREGGEPMGLELEPPNVRRCANRCEFCFIEGLPKGLRKPLYIRDDDYRLSFAYGNFATLSNLKERDFQRILEYRLSPLYVSVHATPWEARKVLLNNPRVPNIVEQLTRLTEGGIQFHGQMVVVPGLNDGDVLEQSLADLYAFGEHCLSVALVPVGLTQFSHIYTGKSMDRENATRILETAERWAARAQAERGEVWVYGSDELYLLAGRTLPAAAHYGDFSQIENGVGAITSLRERVGAGLGRLPRLDGRRIGVVTGKAMAPTIMPELLAQLHDATGASFEMIETENSLFGPTVTTAGLLVGADIRRALDGRADLDLALIPAETINQDGIFLDDATFVEVRESLPMPVYPSYDFIDVLEHEGASTVSVR from the coding sequence ATGGTCCGCGTCAGCAGAGTCCAGCCCGAAAGCATCGCCGCCGAGCTGGGGATTACCCCGGGGACGGAGCTGCTGTCCGTGGACGGTCGCGCCTTGGACGACTTCCTTGACTGGGAGTTCCTGACGGCCGACGATGCCTTCGAGCTCGAGGCCAAGCTTCCGGACGGCGAGCACGTGGTCTTCGAGATCGAGCGCGAGGGTGGGGAACCGATGGGCCTCGAACTCGAGCCGCCCAACGTGCGCCGCTGCGCCAACCGCTGCGAGTTCTGCTTCATCGAGGGCCTGCCGAAGGGCCTGCGGAAGCCGCTGTACATCCGCGACGACGACTACCGGCTGTCGTTTGCCTACGGCAACTTTGCGACGCTCTCGAACCTGAAGGAACGCGACTTCCAACGCATTCTCGAGTACCGGCTCTCCCCGCTGTACGTGAGCGTGCACGCGACGCCCTGGGAAGCCCGTAAGGTGCTGCTCAATAATCCGCGCGTGCCGAACATTGTGGAGCAGCTCACGCGCCTCACCGAGGGCGGCATCCAGTTCCACGGGCAGATGGTCGTGGTGCCGGGCCTGAACGACGGTGACGTGCTGGAGCAGTCGCTGGCCGACCTGTACGCCTTTGGCGAGCACTGCCTGAGCGTGGCCCTGGTGCCTGTGGGCCTCACGCAGTTCTCGCACATCTACACCGGCAAGTCGATGGACCGCGAGAACGCCACGCGCATTCTCGAGACGGCTGAACGCTGGGCGGCGAGGGCGCAAGCGGAGCGCGGCGAGGTGTGGGTATACGGCTCGGACGAGCTGTACCTGCTCGCCGGTCGCACGTTGCCGGCGGCGGCGCACTACGGGGACTTCTCGCAGATCGAGAACGGCGTCGGGGCCATCACGTCGCTGCGCGAGCGCGTCGGCGCTGGCCTCGGGCGCTTGCCGCGTCTGGACGGACGCCGCATCGGCGTGGTCACCGGCAAGGCGATGGCCCCGACGATCATGCCTGAGCTGTTGGCGCAGCTGCACGACGCCACGGGTGCGAGCTTCGAGATGATCGAGACCGAGAACTCGCTGTTCGGCCCGACGGTCACCACGGCCGGCCTGCTCGTGGGTGCGGACATCCGCCGTGCACTCGATGGTCGCGCCGACCTCGACCTGGCGCTGATCCCGGCCGAGACGATCAACCAAGACGGCATCTTCCTCGATGACGCGACCTTCGTCGAGGTGCGCGAGTCGCTGCCGATGCCGGTCTATCCTTCCTACGATTTCATCGACGTGCTCGAGCACGAAGGCGCGTCGACGGTGAGTGTGCGATGA